The following proteins are co-located in the Brevibacillus laterosporus DSM 25 genome:
- a CDS encoding helix-turn-helix transcriptional regulator, which produces MNKNARLQALSTFLKNQRAKISPESVGLVAGVRRRTPGLRREEVAQLAGVSTTWYTWLEQGRDITVSKSVVDAIATALQLTVDEQKYLHSLALGAGAVLSKRTEEITEITPSLQKILQELRFCPTIISDSRSHILGWNEAASYVFLDFNQIPYEERNLLGLVFTRKELQRLAVNWEHFVSGFLSIFRASYGQYVEDDWYSQFVEKMKTVHPDFQRLWEQSEVSSAPEVYIEFRHAKAGKMLFHLTSLQVQGSADLRCSIYTPVPQSTTEAKLRKLMKEVL; this is translated from the coding sequence ATGAATAAAAATGCCAGACTTCAAGCACTTTCTACCTTTTTAAAAAATCAAAGAGCGAAGATTTCTCCCGAGTCGGTTGGCCTTGTTGCAGGTGTACGTAGAAGAACGCCAGGGTTACGTAGAGAAGAAGTAGCACAGCTAGCTGGCGTAAGCACCACCTGGTACACCTGGCTGGAACAGGGACGTGACATCACCGTTTCAAAATCAGTAGTAGACGCTATTGCTACAGCCTTACAACTAACAGTAGATGAGCAGAAATATCTACATTCGTTAGCACTTGGAGCTGGGGCTGTTCTTTCAAAAAGAACGGAAGAGATAACGGAAATCACTCCTTCTTTACAAAAAATTTTACAAGAACTACGCTTTTGCCCCACAATCATCTCGGATAGCAGAAGTCATATTTTGGGCTGGAATGAAGCAGCTTCATATGTATTTTTAGATTTTAACCAGATTCCGTACGAAGAACGCAATTTACTAGGCTTGGTGTTTACTAGAAAGGAATTGCAGCGGTTGGCTGTTAATTGGGAGCATTTCGTTAGTGGCTTTTTATCTATCTTTCGAGCCTCTTATGGGCAATATGTCGAGGATGATTGGTATAGTCAATTCGTAGAGAAAATGAAAACCGTCCATCCTGATTTTCAGCGATTGTGGGAACAAAGTGAGGTCAGCTCCGCCCCAGAGGTTTACATTGAATTTAGACATGCTAAGGCTGGCAAGATGTTATTTCATCTCACCTCCTTGCAGGTTCAGGGTAGTGCTGACTTACGCTGTAGTATTTATACTCCTGTACCGCAATCTACGACAGAAGCTAAGTTAAGAAAACTGATGAAGGAGGTTTTATAA
- the fabF gene encoding beta-ketoacyl-ACP synthase II, with product MERVVITGMGVVSPIGNDVESFWSNLVQGTSGISYIDTFDTSKHKTKFAGVVKDFDAESIFGRKEARRMDRFSQFALVAAEQALEDSGLVLEEIDLERLGIYVGSGIGGIQIMMDQEQVLKDRGPDRVSPLLVPMMIANMAASMISIKYGAMGPSMSPVTACSIGNTAIGEAMRLIKSGGADIVVAGGTEAAITELAVASFGNATALSTRNDQPEKASRPFDADRDGFVMAEGAGILILESLSHAKKRNARIYAEVMGYGASSDAYHIVATHPEGKGAYQAMKLALQEAGIQPEQVDVISAHATSTEVGDRSETMAIKQLFGEKAYQIPVTANKSMTGHMLGAASAVEAIALIKSLQEGIIPPTINQEKQDPICDLDYVPNKARKAEVRVGMSNSFGFGGHNAVIVLQAWDSNQC from the coding sequence ATGGAAAGAGTAGTTATTACTGGTATGGGTGTTGTATCACCGATTGGAAATGATGTAGAGAGCTTTTGGAGCAATTTAGTACAAGGTACATCCGGAATTTCATATATAGATACATTTGATACTAGCAAGCATAAAACCAAGTTTGCTGGGGTAGTTAAGGATTTTGATGCAGAATCCATTTTTGGACGTAAAGAGGCACGCCGTATGGATCGCTTCAGTCAGTTTGCTTTGGTAGCTGCTGAGCAGGCCCTAGAAGACTCTGGTCTTGTACTCGAAGAAATTGACCTAGAGCGTTTAGGTATTTATGTTGGTTCTGGCATTGGTGGTATTCAAATCATGATGGATCAAGAACAGGTACTAAAGGATAGAGGGCCTGATCGTGTGAGTCCATTATTAGTTCCCATGATGATCGCCAATATGGCGGCTTCTATGATTAGCATCAAGTATGGGGCGATGGGGCCAAGTATGTCTCCTGTAACAGCTTGTTCAATCGGAAATACAGCTATTGGAGAAGCGATGCGCCTGATCAAATCGGGTGGAGCTGATATAGTTGTTGCGGGAGGTACAGAAGCGGCCATTACAGAATTAGCTGTTGCTAGCTTTGGAAATGCCACTGCATTGTCTACTCGAAATGATCAGCCAGAAAAGGCAAGTAGACCATTTGATGCTGATCGTGATGGGTTTGTTATGGCTGAGGGAGCGGGTATTTTGATTCTCGAATCCTTATCGCATGCGAAAAAAAGAAATGCCCGTATTTATGCTGAGGTTATGGGATACGGAGCAAGTTCTGATGCATATCACATTGTAGCTACTCATCCAGAAGGAAAAGGCGCCTACCAAGCTATGAAGCTAGCTTTACAAGAAGCTGGAATTCAACCAGAGCAGGTCGATGTGATTAGCGCTCATGCTACCAGTACCGAGGTTGGTGATCGATCAGAGACGATGGCAATCAAACAACTTTTTGGAGAAAAGGCTTATCAGATTCCTGTGACAGCCAATAAATCAATGACCGGACACATGCTAGGGGCAGCCAGTGCAGTGGAAGCTATTGCGTTGATAAAGAGTCTGCAAGAAGGCATTATCCCACCCACTATCAACCAAGAAAAACAAGACCCTATTTGCGACTTAGACTATGTTCCTAATAAAGCCCGTAAAGCAGAAGTTAGAGTAGGAATGTCCAATTCCTTTGGGTTTGGTGGACATAATGCAGTTATTGTCCTTCAAGCATGGGATTCAAACCAGTGCTAG
- the trpS gene encoding tryptophan--tRNA ligase, with the protein MKRFFSGVQPSGNLTIGNYLGAIKQFVELQHEPDAEAFYCVVDMHAITVAQDPEELRRRTREIAQIYLACGVDPKKATVFIQSHVKEHAELGWLLQCASYMGELNRMTQFKDKAEGKANVNVGLFTYPVLMAADILLYDTTHVPVGNDQKQHIELTRDIAERFNNKYGETFVIPEPRIQEFGARIMALDEPTKKMSKSAESEASRIAILETPEVFKKKIMRAVTDTENSIAFDETNKPGISNLLTIYSMFADESIESLVERYQGQGYGTLKKDLVEVVTEQLGKIQQRFNEYNDVAELDKILRDSAEKASVIAEQTCNRVKDAMGLLRI; encoded by the coding sequence TTGAAACGTTTTTTTTCAGGGGTGCAACCATCTGGGAACCTAACAATAGGTAACTATTTAGGTGCAATTAAGCAGTTTGTAGAATTACAGCATGAGCCAGATGCAGAAGCTTTTTATTGCGTAGTAGATATGCATGCGATTACAGTTGCTCAAGATCCAGAAGAGCTACGCAGACGTACACGTGAAATCGCTCAAATCTATCTAGCATGCGGCGTTGATCCTAAGAAAGCCACTGTATTTATTCAGTCACATGTAAAAGAACATGCTGAGCTTGGCTGGTTGTTACAATGTGCTAGCTACATGGGCGAACTAAATCGTATGACGCAATTTAAAGATAAAGCAGAAGGAAAGGCAAACGTCAATGTTGGTCTGTTTACGTATCCGGTCTTAATGGCTGCTGACATCTTATTGTATGATACAACCCATGTACCTGTTGGGAACGACCAAAAGCAACATATTGAGTTAACTCGTGATATTGCAGAGCGCTTTAACAATAAGTATGGTGAGACCTTTGTCATTCCAGAGCCAAGAATTCAGGAATTTGGGGCACGTATCATGGCTCTCGACGAACCGACGAAAAAAATGTCGAAATCAGCTGAGAGTGAAGCGAGTCGCATCGCTATTTTGGAAACCCCAGAGGTATTTAAGAAAAAGATTATGCGGGCAGTAACCGATACCGAGAATTCCATTGCTTTTGATGAAACAAATAAGCCAGGTATCTCTAATTTGCTGACAATCTATAGTATGTTTGCTGATGAATCGATTGAATCGCTAGTAGAACGTTATCAGGGGCAAGGATACGGTACATTGAAAAAAGACCTAGTAGAGGTTGTAACCGAGCAGCTTGGTAAGATTCAGCAACGTTTTAATGAGTATAACGATGTAGCAGAATTGGACAAAATTCTGCGAGATAGTGCTGAAAAGGCAAGTGTGATTGCAGAACAAACATGCAATCGTGTAAAAGATGCAATGGGATTATTACGAATCTAA
- a CDS encoding transglycosylase SLT domain-containing protein, which translates to MRHEHRKIRMGIISIIFLVLLAAIIGSGASFYKYQTLKYNVPYEKEILAYSKQYGSDPALLAALISYETNFKNKEYQPNQLNGLILLKDTSAQVFAEIMGWKQFTPSMLANPDHAIHMGAFMISHWEKAGKTQKEITRAFLLRNKDAQFKQDKTFQTAYEEIQKKYEKYQRLFK; encoded by the coding sequence ATGAGACACGAACACAGAAAGATAAGGATGGGTATTATATCCATTATTTTTTTGGTTTTACTTGCTGCAATCATTGGTTCAGGGGCTAGCTTTTATAAGTATCAGACTTTGAAATACAACGTTCCTTATGAAAAAGAGATACTAGCCTATTCCAAACAATATGGCTCTGATCCAGCATTACTAGCCGCTTTAATTTCCTATGAAACAAATTTTAAAAACAAAGAATATCAGCCAAATCAGTTAAATGGATTGATCCTTTTAAAAGATACTTCGGCTCAAGTATTCGCTGAGATTATGGGGTGGAAACAGTTTACACCCAGTATGCTAGCCAATCCTGATCATGCGATTCACATGGGCGCCTTTATGATAAGCCACTGGGAAAAGGCAGGCAAAACACAGAAAGAGATTACTCGTGCTTTTTTATTACGAAACAAAGATGCCCAGTTTAAACAAGATAAAACATTTCAAACAGCGTATGAAGAGATTCAGAAAAAATATGAGAAATACCAACGATTATTCAAATAA
- a CDS encoding ABC transporter ATP-binding protein, whose protein sequence is MQKVLQVKNASKIYGGKTNSYTALDHVSFDVQQGEFVGIMGPSGAGKTTLLNIISTIDSPTSGEILIDGSDVVKMKEDKLAMFRRTKLGFIFQDYNLLDSLTVRENIALPLALTKVKAKEIDKRVDDIAKRFGIEHILEQYPYQISGGQKQRCAASRAIVTNPSLIFGDEPTGALDSKSSADLLQCLQTLNQEEQATILMVTHDANAGSYCERILFITDGKISMELKKGTQTRKEFFQRIMDVLAELGGDMSDAI, encoded by the coding sequence ATGCAAAAAGTATTGCAAGTAAAGAATGCTTCCAAAATATACGGAGGAAAGACGAATAGCTATACAGCATTAGATCATGTTAGTTTCGATGTACAGCAAGGTGAATTTGTTGGAATCATGGGACCATCAGGTGCAGGTAAGACTACGTTACTTAATATTATCTCTACGATTGATTCACCTACATCTGGCGAGATACTGATAGATGGAAGTGACGTTGTCAAAATGAAGGAAGACAAATTGGCGATGTTCCGTCGAACGAAGCTAGGCTTTATTTTTCAAGATTACAACCTGTTGGACTCGTTAACAGTACGTGAGAATATAGCACTACCATTAGCCTTAACAAAGGTGAAGGCAAAGGAAATCGATAAACGTGTGGATGATATTGCCAAAAGATTTGGAATTGAACACATTTTAGAGCAGTATCCCTACCAGATTTCAGGGGGACAAAAACAGCGTTGTGCTGCATCTCGGGCGATTGTAACTAATCCAAGCCTGATTTTCGGAGATGAACCTACTGGGGCCCTTGATTCCAAATCATCTGCTGATTTGCTGCAATGCTTACAGACATTAAATCAAGAAGAACAAGCGACTATTTTAATGGTTACTCATGATGCAAATGCAGGAAGCTACTGTGAACGAATTTTGTTTATTACAGACGGAAAAATTTCAATGGAATTAAAAAAAGGCACACAAACTCGAAAAGAGTTCTTCCAACGCATTATGGATGTGCTGGCTGAGCTTGGGGGTGATATGAGTGACGCTATTTAA
- a CDS encoding ABC transporter permease, producing the protein MTLFNLVLRNMRRNMKSYLIYFVSMIFSIVIYYTFMSLQFNTQIAEVSGGDPYVKKAFEFSSGLLLLFVAIFMVYSNSFFTRKRKKEVGLYSLLGVRKRQVGMMLFFENLFLGIGALIIGIILGGFLSKAFLSLLVYLMNIDMQVNFEIPLEAITQTATVFFVLILFTSLQGYILIYRFKLIELFRAEQEGESVPKGSVILALFSVFLIGSAYFLAANFMNYFDVLIAFYIIGGTVLGTYILFHYFLIFYFKRARKNKRSFYNGLNMVSKGQLLYRIKGNATALATITVVSTITICAVGTAATFYFNVNDVTAQSNPYSYSYHKDGKDWNNEVEKALANAKDKNPIQLEMEVPYTVVKTEDEKKASFSLQYRTSEGIYLLGQSKYNELAKAMNRESVEVKSGEVVMADGFYDEMFHSDILNNQVSYKLGDQVKTLTLVGAKKAALSNLGKTTFVVSDADYQEAQQFGESYLIKNINVENQYKASELSANLRKVMPERKELQDFYTQYQALMETTGVMIFIGGFIGLVFMLATGSIIYFKQLTEAHSDKKYYTILHKIGATKRESKEAISKQIAFIFGGPLLLGITHSLFALNTMSAMFRMNILTPVLVSMGVYLVIYVGYYFMTVRSYSKIVLDHNKS; encoded by the coding sequence GTGACGCTATTTAATCTCGTTTTACGCAATATGAGACGAAACATGAAAAGCTATCTAATCTATTTCGTCTCCATGATCTTCAGTATTGTTATCTACTACACGTTTATGTCCTTGCAATTTAATACGCAAATTGCTGAAGTAAGCGGTGGGGATCCATATGTAAAAAAAGCATTTGAATTTTCTAGTGGTTTGCTCTTACTGTTTGTAGCTATATTTATGGTCTATTCAAATAGCTTCTTTACACGCAAACGGAAAAAGGAAGTAGGTCTCTATTCCTTACTAGGGGTTAGAAAAAGACAGGTTGGAATGATGCTATTTTTTGAGAACCTATTCTTAGGAATCGGAGCCTTAATCATAGGAATTATTCTGGGTGGCTTTTTATCGAAAGCTTTCTTGTCCCTACTAGTTTATCTAATGAATATTGATATGCAGGTAAACTTCGAAATTCCATTAGAGGCGATTACACAAACAGCTACAGTGTTTTTTGTTCTAATTCTCTTTACGTCGCTACAGGGCTATATATTAATTTATCGTTTTAAATTAATTGAGCTATTTCGTGCTGAGCAAGAAGGGGAATCGGTTCCGAAGGGTTCTGTTATTCTAGCACTCTTCTCTGTTTTTCTGATTGGTTCTGCCTATTTCCTAGCAGCTAACTTCATGAATTACTTTGATGTTTTAATTGCTTTTTATATCATTGGTGGTACTGTGTTAGGAACTTATATATTGTTCCATTACTTCCTTATTTTTTACTTTAAGCGGGCGCGTAAAAATAAGCGTTCCTTCTACAATGGATTAAATATGGTAAGTAAAGGTCAATTGTTATATCGCATTAAAGGAAATGCCACTGCTCTTGCTACTATTACCGTGGTAAGTACGATTACGATCTGTGCAGTTGGAACAGCAGCAACCTTCTATTTCAACGTCAATGATGTAACGGCTCAAAGCAATCCATATAGTTATTCCTATCATAAGGACGGTAAGGACTGGAATAACGAGGTGGAAAAAGCCTTAGCAAATGCAAAGGATAAGAATCCAATCCAATTGGAAATGGAAGTGCCTTATACCGTTGTAAAGACAGAAGATGAGAAGAAAGCCAGCTTTTCCTTACAATATCGCACCTCAGAGGGTATATATTTATTAGGTCAATCTAAATATAACGAGTTGGCTAAAGCTATGAATCGGGAGTCTGTAGAGGTAAAATCAGGCGAAGTGGTAATGGCAGATGGTTTTTATGATGAAATGTTTCATAGCGATATCCTTAACAATCAAGTGTCCTACAAACTAGGAGATCAAGTAAAAACCTTGACCTTGGTAGGTGCTAAGAAAGCGGCATTAAGTAATTTAGGAAAAACTACATTTGTAGTATCCGATGCTGACTATCAAGAAGCTCAACAGTTTGGGGAGTCTTACTTGATCAAAAACATTAATGTTGAAAATCAGTATAAAGCTAGTGAACTGTCTGCAAACCTACGTAAAGTGATGCCGGAGCGCAAGGAACTACAAGATTTTTACACCCAATATCAAGCTCTGATGGAAACGACAGGGGTAATGATTTTTATTGGTGGATTTATTGGGTTAGTCTTCATGCTCGCAACAGGCTCGATCATTTACTTCAAACAGCTCACAGAAGCCCATAGTGACAAGAAGTACTATACAATTCTACACAAGATTGGTGCTACGAAACGTGAGAGCAAAGAGGCGATTAGTAAACAGATAGCCTTTATTTTTGGGGGGCCGCTCCTGTTAGGTATTACTCATAGCTTGTTTGCACTTAACACCATGTCGGCAATGTTTAGAATGAACATCTTAACACCTGTGTTGGTTAGTATGGGAGTGTATCTGGTTATCTATGTTGGATACTATTTTATGACTGTTCGTTCCTACAGCAAAATTGTCTTGGATCACAA